The proteins below come from a single Streptococcus hyointestinalis genomic window:
- a CDS encoding IS630 transposase-related protein, which yields MKSYGIDFRKRVINYVEAGHSKKETCQLFGISTNTLYLWEKQLKELGHLERQKRKPSPRKLPLDKLEAYVKEHPDAFLREIAEHFDCSIPSVWAALKKLNITLKKDHNL from the coding sequence ATGAAAAGTTACGGAATAGATTTTAGAAAACGAGTTATTAATTATGTAGAGGCTGGTCATTCCAAAAAAGAAACGTGTCAGTTATTTGGAATTAGCACTAATACACTGTATCTGTGGGAGAAACAACTCAAAGAACTAGGTCATTTGGAGCGCCAAAAAAGAAAACCAAGCCCTCGCAAATTGCCATTGGATAAGTTAGAAGCCTATGTCAAGGAACATCCAGATGCTTTCTTAAGGGAAATTGCAGAGCATTTTGACTGTAGTATTCCCTCAGTTTGGGCTGCCTTAAAAAAACTGAACATCACTTTAAAAAAAGACCACAACCTATAA
- the pfkB gene encoding 1-phosphofructokinase produces the protein MIYTVTLNPSIDFIVRLDELTLGSVNRMTSDDKYAGGKGINVSRVLKRLAIDNTATGFIGGFTGRFVTEGLDAEGIATDFVQVDQDTRINVKIKAQSETEINGAGPVITDKQLAELEAILSKLTRDDIVVFAGSAPANLGNQVYKKLIPLVKETGAEVVCDFEGQTLLDALDYQPVLVKPNNHELADIFEVELSNLADIEKYARKLLAKGAQNVIISMAGDGALLVTKEAAYFAKPIKGSVKNSVGAGDSMVAGFTGQYAKTHDAVEAFKWGVACGTATTFSDDLATAEYINDIYEKVEVEKL, from the coding sequence ATGATTTATACAGTAACGTTAAATCCATCCATTGACTTTATCGTTCGCTTAGATGAGTTGACGCTAGGCAGTGTTAACCGCATGACTAGTGACGATAAGTACGCCGGTGGAAAAGGGATCAATGTTAGCCGTGTCTTAAAACGTTTAGCTATTGATAATACTGCCACTGGTTTTATCGGTGGGTTTACAGGACGTTTTGTGACAGAGGGCTTAGATGCTGAAGGCATTGCGACCGATTTTGTACAGGTAGACCAAGATACACGTATCAATGTCAAAATCAAAGCGCAAAGCGAAACAGAAATCAACGGTGCAGGTCCTGTTATCACAGATAAGCAATTAGCAGAGCTAGAAGCTATCTTGTCTAAGCTTACACGTGATGATATCGTTGTCTTTGCAGGCTCAGCGCCAGCAAACCTTGGCAACCAAGTCTATAAAAAACTCATCCCTCTCGTCAAAGAGACAGGAGCAGAGGTTGTTTGTGATTTTGAAGGGCAAACGCTTCTAGATGCGCTGGATTACCAGCCTGTACTGGTCAAGCCAAATAACCACGAACTCGCAGACATCTTTGAGGTTGAGTTGTCAAACTTAGCGGACATCGAAAAATACGCTCGCAAATTGCTCGCTAAAGGCGCTCAAAATGTCATCATCTCTATGGCTGGTGACGGTGCCCTTCTAGTGACAAAAGAAGCAGCTTACTTTGCAAAACCAATCAAGGGTAGCGTGAAAAACTCCGTTGGTGCTGGTGATTCGATGGTTGCAGGATTTACAGGTCAATACGCTAAGACCCACGATGCTGTTGAAGCCTTTAAGTGGGGCGTTGCCTGCGGAACAGCAACAACTTTCTCAGATGATCTAGCAACTGCTGAATACATCAATGACATCTATGAAAAAGTCGAGGTAGAAAAATTATGA
- a CDS encoding NAD(P)/FAD-dependent oxidoreductase codes for MSEKNAVCDITIIGGGPVGLFAAFYAGLRGMSVKIIESLSELGGQPAVLYPEKLIYDIPAFPAIPAGELVERLVEQLERFEDRVTICLKEEVLGFEKTGEHFTIETSKGEHLSKSIIIACGNGAFAPRTLGLEGEENYADNNLFYNVHKLDQFAGKDVVICGGGDSAVDWANHLEPIAKSVTLVHRRDAFRAHEHSVELLKQSKVNVLTPYIPLELKGDGEFAKSLLIQKVKSDETIELPLDALIVSFGFSTSNKNLKNWNIDYKRSSILVNSLLETSQAGVYAIGDAAEYDGKLALIATGFGEAPLAVNQAIKYIYPERDSRAVHSTSLVKED; via the coding sequence ATGTCAGAAAAGAATGCAGTGTGTGATATTACGATTATCGGTGGTGGTCCGGTAGGGCTATTTGCCGCTTTTTACGCTGGTTTACGTGGGATGTCTGTTAAAATCATCGAGAGTCTATCAGAGCTTGGTGGACAGCCTGCTGTGCTTTATCCTGAAAAGTTGATTTACGATATTCCAGCCTTTCCAGCAATTCCAGCTGGCGAGTTGGTGGAGCGCTTGGTTGAGCAGTTGGAGCGCTTTGAGGATCGCGTCACCATCTGTCTGAAAGAAGAAGTGCTTGGCTTTGAAAAAACGGGTGAACACTTTACGATTGAGACGTCAAAAGGTGAGCACCTGTCAAAATCCATCATCATCGCCTGCGGAAATGGTGCTTTTGCCCCACGTACGCTAGGGCTTGAGGGTGAAGAAAACTACGCTGATAATAACCTCTTTTACAATGTTCATAAACTGGACCAGTTTGCTGGTAAAGATGTTGTCATTTGTGGTGGCGGTGACTCAGCTGTAGACTGGGCAAATCACCTAGAGCCTATCGCCAAATCGGTGACACTTGTGCACCGCCGTGACGCCTTTCGTGCGCATGAGCACAGCGTGGAGCTTCTAAAACAATCCAAGGTCAATGTGCTCACACCTTACATCCCGCTTGAGTTAAAAGGAGACGGAGAGTTCGCAAAGAGCCTTCTCATCCAAAAGGTGAAATCTGATGAGACGATTGAATTGCCGCTTGACGCTCTCATTGTCAGCTTTGGCTTTTCAACGTCCAATAAAAATCTCAAAAATTGGAATATCGACTACAAACGCTCTAGTATCCTAGTCAATTCACTTCTTGAGACTAGCCAAGCAGGTGTCTACGCTATTGGTGATGCGGCTGAGTATGATGGCAAACTTGCCTTAATTGCGACAGGATTTGGTGAAGCACCACTTGCTGTTAACCAAGCCATCAAGTACATCTACCCAGAGCGAGATAGCCGTGCTGTTCACTCGACATCACTTGTCAAAGAGGATTAA
- a CDS encoding transposase, with translation MRRYLDVLACFPNTPIVYIDETGIDTYLYRHKARAPRGEKVYDKVSGRRFERISVVAGQIGSKIIAPLLYHGTMTAELFIKWYQEQLLPSLTEPHVIIMDNAAFHPKKQLDELAVAKGHYFLPLPPYSPELNPIEQFWATLKRKVTELLRTGRSVQSALEYYFKTK, from the coding sequence GTGAGACGCTATCTTGATGTTTTAGCCTGCTTTCCAAACACCCCTATTGTTTATATTGATGAGACTGGCATTGATACTTATCTTTATCGTCACAAAGCTAGAGCACCTCGAGGGGAGAAAGTATACGACAAGGTAAGTGGACGCAGATTCGAAAGAATTTCGGTAGTAGCTGGTCAAATTGGTTCTAAAATTATAGCCCCCTTGCTTTATCATGGAACGATGACAGCGGAATTATTTATCAAGTGGTATCAGGAGCAGCTATTGCCATCCTTGACAGAACCCCATGTCATCATTATGGATAATGCAGCTTTTCACCCCAAGAAACAACTAGATGAGCTTGCAGTGGCTAAGGGACACTATTTTCTTCCGCTTCCACCTTATTCCCCTGAACTCAATCCCATCGAACAGTTTTGGGCTACTCTAAAAAGAAAGGTGACTGAATTGTTAAGAACAGGTCGTTCTGTTCAGTCTGCTTTGGAATACTATTTTAAAACTAAATAA
- a CDS encoding DeoR/GlpR family DNA-binding transcription regulator: MLKTKRKQVIMEILERDQTVRLETLMSLIETSESTIRRDLDELEAEGKLMRVHGGAELRQGLQDELTNQQKSVKNSHEKARIAEVACQMISKRDVVFIDAGTTTEFLIEKLHHLDVTVVTNSIHHAAALVDKGIKTIIIGGTVKLSTDASVGQMAVEQVNQLNLDKAFIGMNGIDNDFLTTPDLDEAAIKRAVIANSQQTFVLADASKLGQKAFVKVDTVDKVAIITEKCETAVLQELQKKTRVIEV; encoded by the coding sequence ATTCTAAAAACAAAACGTAAGCAAGTCATCATGGAGATACTTGAGAGAGACCAAACGGTCAGACTTGAGACTCTGATGAGCTTGATTGAGACGTCTGAATCAACGATACGTCGTGATTTAGACGAGTTAGAAGCAGAAGGCAAACTGATGCGTGTGCATGGGGGAGCAGAGTTGCGACAGGGCTTACAAGATGAGCTGACCAATCAACAAAAATCTGTCAAAAACTCTCATGAAAAAGCCAGAATCGCAGAAGTTGCCTGTCAGATGATTAGCAAGCGTGATGTGGTTTTTATCGACGCAGGCACAACGACAGAGTTTCTCATTGAAAAGTTACACCATTTGGATGTTACTGTTGTGACCAATTCTATCCACCACGCTGCAGCTCTGGTTGATAAGGGGATTAAGACCATTATCATCGGAGGGACGGTCAAGCTATCGACAGATGCTAGTGTTGGACAGATGGCAGTTGAGCAGGTTAATCAGCTCAATCTAGATAAGGCTTTTATTGGCATGAATGGTATTGATAATGATTTCTTGACGACACCTGACCTAGACGAGGCTGCAATCAAGCGAGCAGTTATCGCCAATAGCCAGCAGACCTTTGTGTTAGCAGATGCTTCTAAGCTTGGTCAAAAAGCTTTTGTCAAAGTCGACACGGTCGACAAGGTAGCGATTATAACGGAAAAGTGTGAGACAGCTGTCTTACAGGAATTACAGAAAAAAACGAGGGTGATTGAAGTATGA
- a CDS encoding PTS fructose transporter subunit IIABC: protein MKIQDLLNKNVMIMDLKATTKEAAIDEMITSLVDNGVVTDFDMFKTGIMNREAQTSTGLGDGIAMPHSKNAAVKEPTVLFAKSSAGVDYEALDGQPVYLFFMIAAPDGANDTHLAALAELSKYLLKPGFADQLKKATTPDQVIATFNDAEEETKEAEAAEEANSKPKDGQDFIVAVTACTTGIAHTYMAEEALKKQAEEMGVAIKVETNGASGVGNKLTAEDIKRAKGVIIAADKAVDMPRFNGKPLVSRPVADGIKKSEELINIILDDKADVYVSSADSSSSEGSSEKMSLGGAFYKHLMSGVSQMLPFVIGGGIMIAIAFLIDNIMGVPKDQLSNLGSYHELAALFKNVGNVAFNFMLPVLAGYIAYSIAEKPGLVAGFVAGSIAATGLAWGKVPYAAGGEATLGLSGVPSGFLGALVGGFLAGGVILVLKKVLAGLPRSLEGIKSILLYPLLGVFVTGFLMLFVNIPMAAINTGLNNFLESLSGSSAILMGLVLGGMMAIDMGGPFNKAAYVFGTGTLAASVADGGSVVMAAVMAGGMVPPLAVFVATLLFKNKFTEEERNSGLTNIVMGLSFITEGAIPFGAADPARAIPSFMVGSALAGALVGWAGIKLMAPHGGIFVIALTSNPFLYLLFVCIGAIVSGVLFGALRKPAEDY, encoded by the coding sequence ATGAAAATTCAAGATTTGCTCAATAAAAATGTGATGATTATGGATTTGAAGGCAACAACAAAAGAAGCTGCCATCGATGAAATGATCACAAGCCTTGTTGACAACGGTGTGGTTACTGATTTTGACATGTTCAAAACTGGTATCATGAACCGTGAAGCGCAAACGTCAACAGGTCTTGGTGATGGTATCGCTATGCCTCACAGTAAAAATGCGGCTGTTAAAGAGCCAACTGTTTTGTTTGCAAAATCAAGCGCTGGTGTGGACTATGAAGCGCTAGATGGACAGCCTGTTTATCTCTTCTTTATGATTGCAGCACCAGACGGTGCAAACGACACACACTTAGCCGCTCTTGCTGAATTGTCTAAGTATCTGCTAAAACCTGGCTTTGCTGACCAGCTCAAAAAAGCCACAACGCCAGACCAAGTTATTGCGACCTTTAACGACGCTGAAGAAGAAACCAAAGAAGCAGAAGCAGCCGAAGAAGCTAACAGCAAACCTAAAGACGGTCAAGACTTCATCGTAGCGGTCACTGCTTGTACGACAGGTATCGCCCACACCTACATGGCTGAAGAAGCACTGAAAAAACAAGCCGAAGAAATGGGTGTCGCAATCAAGGTCGAAACTAACGGTGCGTCAGGTGTCGGCAACAAACTGACAGCTGAGGACATCAAGCGTGCCAAAGGTGTCATCATCGCAGCGGATAAAGCGGTTGATATGCCACGTTTCAACGGTAAACCACTTGTCTCACGTCCAGTTGCAGACGGGATTAAAAAATCCGAAGAACTCATCAACATCATCCTTGATGACAAGGCAGATGTCTATGTCTCATCTGCAGACAGCAGCTCATCTGAAGGTTCTTCTGAAAAGATGAGTCTTGGTGGTGCCTTCTACAAACACCTCATGAGCGGTGTTTCTCAAATGTTGCCATTCGTTATCGGTGGCGGTATCATGATTGCCATTGCCTTCTTGATTGATAACATCATGGGTGTGCCAAAAGATCAGTTGAGCAACTTGGGGTCTTATCATGAGCTGGCAGCACTTTTCAAAAATGTTGGTAATGTTGCCTTTAACTTCATGCTTCCTGTTCTTGCAGGATACATTGCTTACTCAATCGCTGAAAAACCAGGGCTTGTTGCTGGTTTCGTAGCAGGGTCTATCGCAGCAACTGGTCTTGCTTGGGGCAAAGTGCCATACGCTGCTGGTGGTGAAGCTACACTTGGTCTCTCAGGTGTGCCTTCAGGTTTCCTTGGAGCCTTGGTTGGTGGTTTCCTAGCTGGTGGGGTTATCCTTGTCCTTAAGAAAGTGCTAGCAGGTCTTCCTCGCTCACTCGAAGGTATCAAGTCTATCTTGCTCTATCCATTACTTGGTGTCTTTGTCACTGGTTTCCTCATGCTCTTTGTCAATATCCCAATGGCAGCTATCAATACAGGGCTTAACAACTTCCTTGAAAGCTTATCAGGTAGCTCAGCTATCCTTATGGGACTTGTCCTTGGTGGTATGATGGCGATTGATATGGGTGGACCTTTCAACAAAGCCGCTTATGTCTTTGGTACAGGAACACTTGCAGCAAGCGTAGCTGATGGTGGTTCAGTTGTCATGGCAGCCGTTATGGCTGGTGGTATGGTGCCACCACTAGCAGTCTTTGTAGCAACACTTCTCTTCAAAAACAAATTTACTGAAGAAGAACGCAACTCTGGTTTGACTAACATCGTCATGGGTCTCTCATTCATCACAGAAGGTGCTATTCCATTTGGTGCAGCTGACCCAGCACGTGCTATTCCAAGCTTCATGGTAGGTTCAGCACTGGCAGGTGCCCTTGTTGGATGGGCAGGTATCAAGCTCATGGCACCACACGGAGGTATCTTCGTTATTGCCCTAACAAGCAATCCATTCCTATATCTCCTCTTTGTATGTATCGGTGCTATTGTCTCAGGTGTCCTCTTTGGAGCACTTAGAAAACCAGCTGAAGATTATTAA